The following DNA comes from Anopheles arabiensis isolate DONGOLA chromosome 3, AaraD3, whole genome shotgun sequence.
GGTGGTTATTGGAGGTTGTTATCCCTGGATGCATGCAGAGGGTATAATGCTCGTCGAAAGTACGATTCAAAAGAGCCTCGCAGTCGCTTTTGTACATCGGATGAATGGGATCGTATCGCTTGGAAGCTATgtatacaaaacaaatattaataaGAACTTTGCTATAAATCTAAAGCCATTTCTTACGTACCAAGATCCATTACTAGCTGCTTGACCGGCGAGTGAGTAATGTTCTGCCAAAGACACGTAGGAAAGACATTCTCCGATGGATCCACGGTTGATTCCAGTTTCACTATTGCAATATTATGTTCTAGTGTTTCCTTCTTGTAGTCGGGATGGATGATGACTTTCTCAATAGGAACAACACGCGAATTGTCCAATGAATCGATTCCTCCAATCTGCACAATGTTAGGTAGATCAGCTCTTTCTGACAAACAGGATGCCGATGCTACAACACCACGAGTACTGATGAGGTATCCGAAACATCCATACGTTGTGTTGCGATCATCTTGCCATCCTATCTCAACCTACAAAGAGAATAAAGAGAAGAATAAATTGTATAAGGTTGATTACAGTAAGTTACGGTACATTGTATGCAATACTCACAGCATGCGAACTACCATTCTGTTGATCAGTTCTTAAGTGACGATAGCGCTCCTCACACTGGTTAAATTCGTTTTCAATTGCCATCATTCGAGGATCAGTAGCTTTGTTAGGACAACACACCACATTTCTATTTCCACAGAAAATAACCTGTTGGTTGTTCTGCAGTCGTGCGTTAATGTCTGGACAGCTTGGCTCAGCAGTGCAAGTTCCTTTCGTCCCATCGGCATACTCGCATTCGTCGCCAAGTTCCTGATCGGTATCAATGTGCACAAGAGTCGCATTATCACGTCGAGGGAGCAATAAAGATTCAAGCCATGCTTTGTGTGCACTGAGCCGTATGCCTACTGCCGGTTCACCATAACCACAGTCACGGCCAAGTAAATTTATTCCATCGATGTAGCCTTTATGCTCATTTATTCTTTCAATTGGACTTCCCAGTATGTTGTCACAAGTGCCAGGTACAAGGAACGGATGATTCTCATAGCACAAATGTTCACTGCGCAAACCTTGTGGTAAGAGATCTGAGTACCTCGAAGCTAGACGACATTGAACAGGTGATCGTTCCGAAACGTGGGTCATGATTTCTATACGGTTATATTCTAAAACAGATACCTTGTGTTGCGATTAGTTATTCGATAatgttatcgttgttacacCACACCTTCCGTGTCTTCATTCGGTACAAAACGTTGTCCTGTGATAAGTAACTTCTGATCCGGTTTAGGACCTCCATACCATCCACAAAACGGTAGAATCGGAGCAAATGATGTCAGCTTCACAACAGCGATGTTGTTGTAGTACAGAGAAATAGAGTGATTGTACGACGGATGGATAGTGATTTCCAATACCTCGATCATTTTTCCATTTGCCAGTACCACATGCGTAGGTTTTGTTCTGTAATTTATaacaaatgaaattttaaccaTTAGAATGCTAAAGAATCTATGAAAATAGAATACTTGCCCCTCGTCAAGAACACACTCTGCTGTAGTCAATACCACGTTCGGTTCGACCAATGTTCCGGAGCAATTGTTACCGATTGGGTCATCAACATGCTGCCTCGCAAAGCTTACGACGTAGCTGCTAACACTTTCACTCACATGTGTGTTGCTCGAATGCAACATTTTCATCACGTCCCTCTTATGGTCATGAGGAATGTAATGACGATTGGCACAAACCGTCGGTTCAAACTTGAAACGTGTGGCCATTTCGCCGTGACGTTGAAGAGTTTCAATAATCCAATCACCGAACTTCGAGACCTTCACGTATATACTTGGGTCTGAGGAATCACAGCCTAGCTCAAAAGAAGTCACGCCGACCAGAAATGAACTTAACTCTCGACCGTTGAACAGTTGCACGTACAATGGACCTCCGATGTCTCCCTGACACGGAAAATGACAGAAAGCTGTAAGATATCACTGATATTCAATGAAAACTGTAGCTTACCGGGCAGATGTCCTTATTTTTCTTGCTTGCACACAGTTGATGATCCATTAAGCCCTTTCGCACAAAAGGACTACCTTCTGGGTAGTATGTCGAGCATTTTTCGTTGCTAATCTGAACGACCGGAGCCCTTGAAAGGATCTCCGGTTTATCTTCTTCTACATAGGATAAGCAGCGTGTTAAGACAATCATCACCATAAACTAGACGGACTTACCGAATCCGACCCTACCCCAGCCTGCCGTGAATAACTCAGGGAAGCGTATCTCATCGTCCAGCCAAAGACAGGTCGGTGCTACAGTGCCATCGACGCtgggaaattgaaaattggATTGAAAAGTTGAACACACTGTGGTTCAGCCGTCCGTTACTTCCTTCCTTACGTGACATTTCGCTCCAGCTTCACCAGCGCAATATCGTAATACGTCGAGCGGAGTCGATGTTTTGGATGGCGTATGATGTCGACTATCTTCAATTGTTGCGCAAACTCATCGCTGTAGTATACTCCCACGCGAGCTACATCTGGTGGAATTTTGCTTCGTAGACGAAAATAGAACAATCATACACGACATGAGCTTAGCGATGTAATCTTTGGTCCTCTTCATGAAATACACACTCATCGTTAGCTGCACATCTTGCCGCAGTAAGGATGAAGTTTTCCCAGATCAATGAACCGCTACATAGCCATCGCACTCTGGAGCTATCTTCACTTGTCCAACCGATTTCGGCAGCATGAGGAATCCCAGAATCGTACAGTATGCGATCTTCTGCTGGTGCGTCAACTTGGGATTCAACTTGGTTGTAAAACCGCACACCACAATCTTCAACAAATCAAGCGAGACACAATAgtgtattttaataaaacgCTGTGAACGGTACTGCTTTCAACATACCATCAATCGTAGATCTTTCGTACGGGAGCATCCAATCAGTTCCATTATTATCATCACCTATAACAGAATACGCAATTAGCAGCTTCGAAACGGGATTTTATGCAGCCAAATGGCGCAAACAACAATCTACCTACATTGTGCTATCGAAGCAAAAGCCAACACACAACCTAACACCACCGAAACACCGACCATCTTCCCCACAAAGAAGTTGAAACTTGAATGTCTCTTTGATTGAAACGTACGATTTTTATATGCTTCTAACATTTCAAACCAGttctttcattctcttccttccttctttttaTCCTTGCAAAAAGGAATAGAAACAAGTTTTGTTAGGACTTAATATATTTAATGTATGCGTTAGCAACCAAAATAAagttatttttctctttttgtctcAAAAATTCTCTACAGCGTTTCTCATCTCGTACAGTGGACATATTTACTGAACTTGCCTGCGATGccttcaatttttgtttgcgtCATTACTCAACTTCACATACTCTCATTTACAGCTAGATTGAGAGGTGGCTAATGATAATAGTGAGCTATCACTTTGAAACGCACCGCTTCCAGGCGGTCGTGCAATAACTCAACAATAGGAATGGATTTATGGAAAAATGAATGCAATCAAACCTGATTTGTTTGCCAAATCTAACATATTGTTCCAACAATCATGACATAAGATTGACTGTGTTGGCCTTGGCAGCACATAAGTTAACTGTTCTAGTGGCATTCGAAGACGAAGGGAAATTTTTAGTCATTTAAGATTATTTAGAGCTGGGCTTGAGCATTCTTGAGTGTTGAGTGTTTGAACATTCTTATTATCATGTGTTTAAACGAAAATCTCCAAACGTCCAGGGCAGcagtttccatttttccatttgCACTTTTTAATCATCTTCACTTAGTCGAAATGTTATTACTATTAATGCCAAAAAACATCTCGCCTTCTTTCAGCAAACTTATCCACAGTAGTTTCGATTGCTTTAATGTTATCCTTTTGTTGGACAAGCATGCCGATCAGTGATATATTAGTatgcaaatttaaaacaatctcCCAACCAGCTCGGAAGTACAGTCTTTcctcgagttacgcgaataatgcgttccaGAGACTTTCGTGTAAGTTGTATGTCACGTTTTTCTTCCCAAATTTTGTTgacatttgttttaattgaatttagtacttttatgTACTTAATGTGTTTTAATCGAAAATGCACATAAATTTTGATGAATTCCATCGATTTAAAACTTTCAACAatcatgcaatttatactgcGTTTGACGATTGTTGGAGACAATTGTACTGCATTGATATACgaactgtcaaaattataAATTGGCGTAAGCCGAgtgtcgcgtaactcgaaGAAACACTGCATTTTTCACCACAGTTTGTGGCAACACTTATTTCAAAGTATATGGCTGAACGAAACTTGTTTtagttttgggttttttgggGAACCGGTTATACATGAAATAAGTTACTGTGTATACCATATTTCTATCCAGCTAGCATCCCAGCAGCGCGCTTTTCAATCAAAGATCcatttaagtttcaacttctTCGTGGTGAAGATGTTCTGTGCTTCGGTGGTGCTGGGTTGTGTGTTGGCTTTTGCTTCAGTGGCACAGTGTAGGTAGATTGTGGCCCGTGTCGTTTGGGTGTTCCAAATCCGCCTACAGCTACGTATTCTGGATTCTATTGCAGGTGCTGATAATAATGAATATGAGAGGAATTTCCCGTACCAAAGACAGACGATTGACGGTATGTAGAAAACAGCAGCGTTGTCTGCACACAAATTACTGCGTTTTATACATTACTGTCTCTCGCATAATCTGTTGAAGATTGTGGAGAACGGTTTAACTATCTTATATTCGGCAGTCATATATTACCAGCAGGAGGAAGCCCTGCTTACTTGCGCGAGTTTGCCCACATTGCCGCCATCGGTTGGACTAATGAAGATCAAAGTGTGCGATGGTTGTGTGGAGGATCGTTGATCTGGGAAAACTTCATCCTTACTGCGGCTCACTGCGCATCTGATGATGAGTgagcattgaaaaaaaactgatcAAAGATCATATTACTGAGCTCATCTTTTTCATAACCATTACCTTCTCATCCGTCAAGCAACGTTCCACCAGATGTAGCTCGTATGGGAGATATCAACATCTACAACGACGAAGATGATGAGTTCGCGCAGCAATTGAAGATAGTGGACGTCATTCGCCATCCGAAACATAAATATTACTCAAACTATTACGACATTGCACTGATGAAACTCGAGAGAAATGTCACGTAAGGAAAAGACAAATGAGATGAGGAATGATCAATTTAcagtccttttttttatttcccagCCTTCATAACACGGTAGCACCGACCTGTCTTTGGCTAGACGATGAGATACGCTTCCCCGAGCTGTTGGCGGCTGGCTGGGGCAGAACAGGATTCGGTAAGAGGATCTagcgaatgatgatgatggaattgTGTTTATATGTTACTTTTCTTTTGCAGGCGAGGATACAACAAAAACTCTGTTGAAAGTGCAACTCGTTCCGATCAACAATGAAAAGTGCTCGACATACTACCAAAAAGGAGATCGAAAATTAGAAAACGGCCTTATGGATCATCAGCTCTGTGCAGGAGACGAAAAGATGGACACTTGCCCTGTAAGAAATAGTTTTCATTGCTTACCAGTAACACAATCAAATTTGTATACTTAACCGTAACAGGGAGACTCCGGTGGACCACTGCACGTAAAACTGTTCGATGGTTGGAAATTAACTCCATTCCTGGTAGGAGTGACCTCGTTTGGGAAAGCCTGCGGTGTATCAGCGCCCGGTGTATACGTGAAGGTTTCGAAGTTCGGTGATTGGATCATTGAAACACTTCAACGTCACGGCGAAATGGCCACAAGTTTCATGTTTGAACCGATGGTTTGTGCTGATCGTTATAATAATTTGCGCGAATATAAAGAAAACTTGGTGTATAAAGTGAATTTACAGGAATATATAGAGTGGTCGAACATTTACGTCAGTAGCAGTATAAGCAATTTTACCGTTAAATTAAGTAGGCAGTACACAAATGATTCAGTTAGTAGCAATTGCTCCGGAACACTAATGGAACCGAACGTGGTGTTAACTACAGCTGAATGTGTTCTTGACGAGAGGCAAGTAATCGTCTTTTAGCGACTAATGTTGTGGCATTTGAATGTTTATTGTATCATTTATTATCAATTACAGAGCAAGACCAACGCATGTTGTACtggcgaatggaaaaaagatCGAGGTGTCGGAAATCATCGTCCATCCGTCGTACAATTCTTCTATTTCTCCGTACTACAACAATATCGCTGTCGTGAAGCTGACATCGTTTGCTCCGATTCTACCGTTTTGTGGATGGTATGGAGATCCCAAACCTGGACGGAAGTTATTAATTACTGGACAACAACTTATACCGAATGAGGAATCCAACGGTATCATACAGCACCATTAATGCTTTTGAAGATCTCATTTCCAAATACaaactcttttttgttttagaccATACTGAAATCATGACTCGAGTCTGGGAACGATCCTCTCAAAAGTGTCGGCTAGCTCAGAAGTACTCCGATCTCCTTCCACAAGGATTGCAACACGAGCATTTGTGCTTTCAGAATCAGCCTTTTCTTGTCCCTGGCTCGTGTAACGCAATGTCAGGCAGCGCAATCGAACAAGAATACGGCGACGAAAAGATTTATATTCATGGAATCAATTTATTTGGCCGAGATTGTGGTTACGGTGAGCCTGCTGTAGGCATAAGGCTCAGTGCACACAAAGAATGGCTTGAATCGGTACTCCTGCCACACTTAAAAAGCGAGTCGCTTGTGTATATTGATCCTGATCTGGAACTTGGCGATGAGTGCGAGTATGCCGATGGGACGAAAGGCATTTGCGAAGCTAAACAAAGCTGCCCAGCCATTCACACACGACTGCAGTACAAACAACAGATTTCCTTCTGCTCAAATGGgactgttgtttgttgttctaACAAAGCTACCAATTCTCGAATGATGGcaatagaaaaagaaatcaaCGAGTGTGAGGAGCGCTATCGTCACTTGAGAACTGATCAATACAATGAAAGATCGCATGCCGTGAGTACCATGTAATGCACTGAAAACAGCTCACTTTAATTGATTACTACATTTTTAGGTTAAAATAGGATGGCAAGATGAACGCAACACAACGTATGAATGTTACGGATACCTCATCAGTACACGTGGTGTTGTATCGTCGGCATCCTGCTTGTTGAAAAGAGCTGATCTACCCAACATTGTACGCCTAGGAGGATTCGATTCATTGGACAATTCGCGTGTTATTCCTATTGAACGTGTGATCATCCATCCCAACTACGAGAaggcaaaacaacagcacagtATAGCAATAGTGAGACTGGAAACAGCAGTGGATCCAACGGAAAACGCATTTCCTACGTGTCTTTGGCAGAACATTACTCATTCGCCGAAAGACCAGATAGTAATGGATTTAGGTACGCCAGCAACCAAACGAGTTGGACAAcagcattttatttatttcattttttttttttcatacataGCATCTAGTTCCATCGATCTCCTTAATCCGTTGTATAAAAGTGACTGCGAAGCTCTTTTGAATCGTACGTTCGATGAGCATTATACCCTCTGCATGATATCCGGACTTCGAATGTTCAACGCCCTGCAGTATCACGATGATTTACAGATGCACTTTGAACCATTGGATGTTATCTCAAACAACTACCTGGAAGCTGGAAGTCCGATCGTATGGAGAAATCGTTTGAATGACGTAAATTATCTCGTACACATGTACAACCACGGTAGCTGCGATCTCAACATACCGTGCATAGTGACCCGTATTACCCCGTACATCGAGTGGTTCAAGGAAGTACTGCAGTAAACTGCAGTTTGTAAAGTGGAACAAGTGCAAGTGCAGGAAGTGGAACAGTACTgatgaattaattaataaaaaatggcATTACTAAAGTTGAAAAAATCGTtaatttttgaaccattttacagggttttccaggggttctcatagttgtgggacacttccttgactctttctaaTAGGAAGTGAACTTCTTATGGTGataattggactctatggtaCCCTTTTTAGACTGGCTCCTTCGAAATTCCAGGTGGATTTGTTCAACAAGGATggtatagagtccaattcctattacattaagttcatttcagggaagaaagagtcaataaagtgtacCATAGCTAGTAGAACTCctagaaaaccctgtaacggGCTAGTTTAAATGTTCGTTCGAATGTTCGTCTGTAGGACAGgcattttcaatatttgtaGAAGAACGGATAAACTACTGCAAAATATTTTGTCGAAGGCAGTTCGTTAATTCACTTGAAAGAACTGAGCGAACTGAACAGTTTTGGGGTATACCGTGCGATCAAGGTTCTGCTTTGGATTTCTCGGCCTTTGGATCCAGGCACGGCATATGATCAGCATCGTGCACAGATAAGTGGGTTAGATAAGGgaaattttgcaaaaccgGTAATTTATccaaaaaatattgatttcttATTTTGACCGTTGCATACAGCTTGTCAACCACTGTGCACGCGTTGCGGGTTGCGAGTATTCAATTCGCCTGTATATCCGCTGAGTTTTTGCGCACACGGGGCGTTCGTGATGTATTCCAGGGCCATAATTATTTTCCCAACGTCGTCTCCTGCTCTCCCCGAGCCGCAATGATGGgtgatttttgacagctctacgGTGACATCCCCCGAAATGCTATTTCGCGGGGGAACTCAGTGGTACTCAAGTTGAAGCCATCTTGGGCACTCAATTTCCATCATGGCTGCCGCTAGTTCAAAAAAACGACAGttggtataaaaaaaatgctctaGTGCAAAAAAACATAGTCTTACCTACCCCCCATctttttgcacttttgcttTTATACGTTGCATATGTGCTTTATCTCTTTCACACAAGTAGGCACACATAGGCCCCACCGTGACGTCATATTCACCCCATCAAGCATGACCTGTCTATATGTGCCGACTGTTAATTCTGCATTGTTCTGTTCTACCGCATTTGAATTCTGTGAATAGAGGAAATTTTGTTAAGGTATTTTTTATCAAGAGGCATACTTACGAAAACTCCACTCCGTACCGGCTCTGTGACTGTCCAGAAGCTTATACGCTCAGGTAAGTTGATGAGATGCTTTCAATCATGTTAGAATCTAATATTAATCAAACGCCAACGTAACAATTATCTTTTTaggaaaatgcaaaacatttaTCATGATCATCGATATGCAACATTCGCATCACAGCCGATTCTGGAAACCGAAATGATGGAAATTAGCACCTCCAATCCATCGGATTTATCTGCTCCACCGTCTGTTCCATCGGTCGTCCCCGCTGTTATTCTTGATTCGACATTCTTGGCTGTCGCATCGTCACCACCACCTATATTCGTTTCGTCAGATATGTTGACCATCCCATCGTCACCGCCACCCATCACTGATGTTTCCGGTACAGTTCTTTTCGGTGGATCTATGCCCAGTTCGTCAGGTGGATCCATGCCGGGACAGCGATCCTCCTCCGGACCGTCATTGTTGACCATCTCATCGTCACCGCCACCCATCTGTGATGTTTCCGGTAAGTTTCTTTTCGATGGATCTATGCCCGGTTCGTCAGCCATACCGGGACAGAAATCCTCTTCCGGACCGTCATTGTTGACCATCCCATCGTCACCGCCACCCATCACTGATGTTTCCGGTACAGTTCTTTTCGGTGGATCTATGCCCAGTTCGTCAGGTGGATCCATGCCGGGACAGCGATCCTCCTCCGGACCGTCATTGTTGACCATCTCATCGTCACCGCCACCCATCTGTGATGTTTCCGGTAAGTTTCTTTTCGATGGATCTATGCCCGGTTCGTCAGCCATACCGGGACAGAAATCCTCTTCCGGACCGTCATTGTTGACCATCCCATCGTCACCGCCACCCATCACTGATGTTCTCGGTACATTTCTTTTCAAAGGATCTCTGCCCAGTTCGTCAGCCATGCCGGGACAGCGATCCTCTTCCGGACCGTCATCCTCGCCCAGTCTGACGTCTGTACCTggttcatcttcatcatccgGCGCGTATAATAATTCACTTGATAAAAAAGTGGACATTCTTATAAAACTATCGAAGCAGACTGCGGCTGAGGtcaaaattatgtttaatgCAATGAATCCGAGAGCTGGGACAACCTCACGCAATACAGCCATCACTGCCattgaaacaaaagaagaGTTAGAAGCCTTTAATGCTAACTTAGAGGTTAATACGTATATGGCTGAGATGCTATGCTCGCTTTTGTATGCAATTGACcatataaaatatgttaaagaaAGACTTGACAAAATAATAGATCTATTGTTTACTAGGGAATTTCTTTCAAAATGTAGTTGGTCAGGGATTGGTCGTCCCAATCAAAAAGTCGCATTTGCTGCGTTTGAAAATGTATTCGTTTTAATCAAATTTGCTGGAGGAAACAAATTTCTTCAATTGAATGACGACTACGTGAAGAAGATTTTAGTGAGTAAAATGGATCATGGGAAgggaagaaatgaaacaaaaacgttgCGGGAAATCGTTTCACTTAGAAGCTTAGAATATTATAAGTAAATTTGTAAAGATTcacagaaatataaaaaaatgtaaacaattatTAATCAATGAAATCAAGTaatacatttatttatgaaCCAAATTTAGTAACATATAAAAAGTTCCTCCATCCCTATTAGTTTATAATTGTGAAGCAATACATCTGCATTCTTCAATTATAATCCAGCTAGCACCACGAGGAGGTTGGGATAGGAGTTAAAGATACGCATGAAGTATCTTAGCATTTGCTAGCCagctg
Coding sequences within:
- the LOC120901680 gene encoding uncharacterized protein LOC120901680 isoform X2, with the protein product MCRLLILHCSVLPHLNSVNRGNFVKVFFIKRHTYENSTPYRLCDCPEAYTLRKMQNIYHDHRYATFASQPILETEMMEISTSNPSDLSAPPSVPSVVPAVILDSTFLAVASSPPPIFVSSDMLTIPSSPPPITDVSGTVLFGGSMPSSSGGSMPGQRSSSGPSLLTISSSPPPICDVSGSLPSSSAMPGQRSSSGPSSSPSLTSVPGSSSSSGAYNNSLDKKVDILIKLSKQTAAEVKIMFNAMNPRAGTTSRNTAITAIETKEELEAFNANLEVNTYMAEMLCSLLYAIDHIKYVKERLDKIIDLLFTREFLSKCSWSGIGRPNQKVAFAAFENVFVLIKFAGGNKFLQLNDDYVKKILVSKMDHGKGRNETKTLREIVSLRSLEYYK
- the LOC120901680 gene encoding mucin-5AC-like isoform X1 — encoded protein: MCRLLILHCSVLPHLNSVNRGNFVKVFFIKRHTYENSTPYRLCDCPEAYTLRKMQNIYHDHRYATFASQPILETEMMEISTSNPSDLSAPPSVPSVVPAVILDSTFLAVASSPPPIFVSSDMLTIPSSPPPITDVSGTVLFGGSMPSSSGGSMPGQRSSSGPSLLTISSSPPPICDVSVLFGGSMPSSSGGSMPGQRSSSGPSLLTISSSPPPICDVSGSLPSSSAMPGQRSSSGPSSSPSLTSVPGSSSSSGAYNNSLDKKVDILIKLSKQTAAEVKIMFNAMNPRAGTTSRNTAITAIETKEELEAFNANLEVNTYMAEMLCSLLYAIDHIKYVKERLDKIIDLLFTREFLSKCSWSGIGRPNQKVAFAAFENVFVLIKFAGGNKFLQLNDDYVKKILVSKMDHGKGRNETKTLREIVSLRSLEYYK
- the LOC120901680 gene encoding proline-rich receptor-like protein kinase PERK8 isoform X4 → MCRLLILHCSVLPHLNSVNRGNFVKVFFIKRHTYENSTPYRLCDCPEAYTLRKMQNIYHDHRYATFASQPILETEMMEISTSNPSDLSAPPSVPSVVPAVILDSTFLAVASSPPPIFVSSDMLTIPSSPPPITDVSGTVLFGGSMPSSSGGSMPGQRSSSGPSLLTISSSPPPICDVSVLFGGSMPSSSGGSMPGQRSSSGPSLLTISSSPPPICDVSVRQPCRDSDPLPDRHPRPV
- the LOC120902233 gene encoding uncharacterized protein LOC120902233 yields the protein MVGVSVVLGCVLAFASIAQCDDNNGTDWMLPYERSTIDDCGVRFYNQVESQVDAPAEDRILYDSGIPHAAEIGWTSEDSSRVRWLCSGSLIWENFILTAARCAANDDKIPPDVARVGVYYSDEFAQQLKIVDIIRHPKHRLRSTYYDIALVKLERNVTVDGTVAPTCLWLDDEIRFPELFTAGWGRVGFEEDKPEILSRAPVVQISNEKCSTYYPEGSPFVRKGLMDHQLCASKKNKDICPGDIGGPLYVQLFNGRELSSFLVGVTSFELGCDSSDPSIYVKVSKFGDWIIETLQRHGEMATRFKFEPTVCANRHYIPHDHKRDVMKMLHSSNTHVSESVSSYVVSFARQHVDDPIGNNCSGTLVEPNVVLTTAECVLDEGTKPTHVVLANGKMIEVLEITIHPSYNHSISLYYNNIAVVKLTSFAPILPFCGWYGGPKPDQKLLITGQRFVPNEDTEEYNRIEIMTHVSERSPVQCRLASRYSDLLPQGLRSEHLCYENHPFLVPGTCDNILGSPIERINEHKGYIDGINLLGRDCGYGEPAVGIRLSAHKAWLESLLLPRRDNATLVHIDTDQELGDECEYADGTKGTCTAEPSCPDINARLQNNQQVIFCGNRNVVCCPNKATDPRMMAIENEFNQCEERYRHLRTDQQNGSSHAVEIGWQDDRNTTYGCFGYLISTRGVVASASCLSERADLPNIVQIGGIDSLDNSRVVPIEKVIIHPDYKKETLEHNIAIVKLESTVDPSENVFPTCLWQNITHSPVKQLVMDLASKRYDPIHPMYKSDCEALLNRTFDEHYTLCMHPGITTSNNHLVKDNSISKSCYDSGSPIVWRQVRNSTDNAEYLVHMYSHGSCDLNTPHVVTRVAAYIEWFKQLLQ
- the LOC120904463 gene encoding uncharacterized protein LOC120904463, whose product is MFCASVVLGCVLAFASVAQCADNNEYERNFPYQRQTIDDCGERFNYLIFGSHILPAGGSPAYLREFAHIAAIGWTNEDQSVRWLCGGSLIWENFILTAAHCASDDDNVPPDVARMGDINIYNDEDDEFAQQLKIVDVIRHPKHKYYSNYYDIALMKLERNVTLHNTVAPTCLWLDDEIRFPELLAAGWGRTGFGEDTTKTLLKVQLVPINNEKCSTYYQKGDRKLENGLMDHQLCAGDEKMDTCPGDSGGPLHVKLFDGWKLTPFLVGVTSFGKACGVSAPGVYVKVSKFGDWIIETLQRHGEMATSFMFEPMVCADRYNNLREYKENLVYKVNLQEYIEWSNIYVSSSISNFTVKLSRQYTNDSVSSNCSGTLMEPNVVLTTAECVLDERARPTHVVLANGKKIEVSEIIVHPSYNSSISPYYNNIAVVKLTSFAPILPFCGWYGDPKPGRKLLITGQQLIPNEESNDHTEIMTRVWERSSQKCRLAQKYSDLLPQGLQHEHLCFQNQPFLVPGSCNAMSGSAIEQEYGDEKIYIHGINLFGRDCGYGEPAVGIRLSAHKEWLESVLLPHLKSESLVYIDPDLELGDECEYADGTKGICEAKQSCPAIHTRLQYKQQISFCSNGTVVCCSNKATNSRMMAIEKEINECEERYRHLRTDQYNERSHAVKIGWQDERNTTYECYGYLISTRGVVSSASCLLKRADLPNIVRLGGFDSLDNSRVIPIERVIIHPNYEKAKQQHSIAIVRLETAVDPTENAFPTCLWQNITHSPKDQIVMDLASSSIDLLNPLYKSDCEALLNRTFDEHYTLCMISGLRMFNALQYHDDLQMHFEPLDVISNNYLEAGSPIVWRNRLNDVNYLVHMYNHGSCDLNIPCIVTRITPYIEWFKEVLQ
- the LOC120901680 gene encoding uncharacterized protein LOC120901680 isoform X3 is translated as MCRLLILHCSVLPHLNSVNRGNFVKVFFIKRHTYENSTPYRLCDCPEAYTLRKMQNIYHDHRYATFASQPILETEMMEISTSNPSDLSAPPSVPSVVPAVILDSTFLAVASSPPPIFVSSDMLTIPSSPPPITDVSGTVLFGGSMPSSSGGSMPGQRSSSGPSLLTISSSPPPICDVSGSLPSSSAMPGQRSSSGPSSSPSLTSVPGSSSSSGAYNNSLDKKVDILIKLSKQTAAEVKIMFNAMNPRAGTTSRNTAITAIETKEELEAFNANLEVNTYMAEMLCSLLYAIDHIKYVKERLDKIIDLLFTREFLSKCSWSGIGRPNQKVAFAAFENVFVLIKFAGGNKFLQLNDDYVKKILVSKMDHGKGRNETKTLREIVSLRSLEYYK